The DNA window TAAAAGAAAAAAATTATACAAAGCATTATTAAAAACAGAAGCAATATTTGAATCAAAAAAAATTTACGAAAACAAAATACCCCAATGGATTGAAGAATATTTGAAAGATAAAAAATACTCAATAACACCTGGCGCTTCTGTATTATTAGCTGAATATCTTGGTTCAGATTTGCAAAGAATAGTGAACGAGTTAGAAAAATTAACAATAATATTAACTGAAAATAGTAAAATTACACCGGAACATATTGAGGAAAATATTGGTATTAGTAAGGATTTTAACAATTTTGAATTGCAAAATGCTATAGTTAACAGGGATATTTTAAAAGCAAATAGAATTATTGATTATTTTAGTAAAAGTCCAAAAGAACATCCGATAATTATTACAATTACTTCTTTATATTTCTATTTTAGTAAAGTTTTAAGTTATCATTTTATAAAAGATAAATCAAGAAAAAATATAGCTTCTGTTCTTAGTATTAATCCTTTTTTTGTTCAGGATTATGAAAAAGCTGCAAAAAAATATTCACCAAATAAAGTAGCAAAAATAATTTCGCTATTAAGAGAATATGACACAAAATCAAAAGGCATTGAAAATGTGTCTTTTTCTCATGAAGATTTACTTAAAGAAATGCTTTATAAAATTATTCATTAGTAACTAATAAGTACTTAAAGTGAACTAAAATTTAGAGTGCCTATAGTTATTTAAGATGCATAATACGGAACTAAGAGATTCACAATTAGTATTATTGAGTTATCAGTTTTATTGCTTAATATACATGGAAGTAGGTTAATTAAATATCAGTTTGCAAAATCAGGAACAAGTATTGGTATCAACTATTGGGAGAAACAGTTTATTAGTATGAAAACTCTAACCTAATTTGAGTGGTTATAAGCAAAGAGAAGTGCTAAAATTTTGAGAATAAAAGTATTACACAAAAAATGATAATACCCAATTGGTACTTGAACTTTTTTTGGAATGTCTTTTAACTCAATAGATTAGTGCTTATCAAAGCTTATAATCGCTTAATTTAGGTCTAAGTACTTTAGGCACTTTAAGTACTTTAGGTACTCTATAAAAACCAAATTTTAGATACTGAGTAGTAACCTTCATTCGGATTTTTTATTAATTTTAATTTATTTTTGTATAAATTTAAAAATAATTTGGTAAATTACACCCTAATTATATTATCATTATTTAAAATAAATCTAAAACTTAAGTTCAATGAAAACATCTGTGTTTTTTAAATTTAGCTCAAAAGTAAGTTTATTGGCTTTAATTATTGCCTTTGTATTATTTAGTTGTAAAAATGGTGGTCAGAAAAATGATGTAAAAGATGCCGAAAGTACTACCGAAGAAGTTGATGAACAAACCGAAAAAGTTGTAAAATTAGGTGAACAGGAATATCCTTTACCAACAGCATTTGAATTAACTGAAATGCTTAACAATTCCGGTGCAAGTTATATTTTTGATATTTCAAATAAAGTTGAAAATATTGATAAATATTTTACTGAAAAAGACAAAGCACTTAATCTAGGTATTTATGGTGCTGACCTTAGTTATGCAAGTACGTATATGAGAAAACAGGAAACAATGCTATTTATTGAGGTTTCAAAAAAGCTTGTTGATGAATTAAATATTTCTACAGCTTTTAATAAAAAATTAATTGAAGAAATTGAAAAAAATATTGACAACAAAGATACTTTGATTGCAATTATTACAAAATCATTTTACGATACATACGAATTTCTTACTGATAATGGAAAAGATAACATTTCGGTATTAGTTATGACAGGAAGCTGGATTGAAGGAATTTATATTGCAACTAAAATTGCATCAATGTCTGAAGATAAAACAAAATTAAAAGAAATTATTGCCGGACAAGGTGTTACATTAGATGAACTTCTTAGTATTCTGAACCAGCATAAAGATGATGCAAACATTGCAGATTTAGAAGGAAAATTAAAAGAAATTAAAAATGTACTAAGTATAGAGCAAGAAACAATTTCTGATGAGCAATTAAATGATTTGTCTGAAAAAATTGAAAAACTAAGAAATAGCATTATCTAACATAATTTAGTTATTATTATTATATAGGGAATTTCTAAAAATAGTAAATTTCAAGGCATAAGAAATTTTAAAACCGCAGTTTACTGTTGTAAATGAGAATTTTAAAATTTTGCAATAACGCCGAAATTTGCATTTTTAGAGGTTATCTATAGTTATTTTAAAGCCCACTTTTTATGTGGGCTTTTTGGTATAAAAACATTGTAAATGAACGAATCGATACTAAATGCTTTAATGCACATGTTTGCAATAGTTGCCAATGTTAATGAAGAAGGAGTTTCTGATATTGGCAGAAGTATTGTCGAATCATATCTAAGGCAGCATGTAGCAGGTAGTAAGCTCGAAGAATATCTTAAATTATTTGATAATTATATAAATTATTATCACGAAGACAAGGTTAGTCCTTTAACCTTTGTTGAAGATAAAAAAATAATTAAAAATGATGAAGACTTAAAAGAATTATGTATTCAATTAACAAAAGGGCTTCATCAAAAGGAAAGAATAATAATTTATCTTAGATTGTTGGAATTTGTTAATGAAGATAATATTGTAACTGATAAAGAATCAGAAATACTTTCAATAATTGCCGAATCATTTAATATAGATAAAAACGAAACAAATAATTGTAAAGCATTTATACTTGACGAAAATATTGATAATATAGAAAATGATAAAGTATTAGTAATTGAAAGTGAAGAAAGTGATACTACAACTGAATTCCTTGGTTTATGGTTTGAAGATGAAAAATCACAATTAATTGATAAGGCGGGACACCTGTATATTGATAACTTTGAAGGAAAAATCAATGTATTATTTTTAAAAAGTATAAATTTATTTATAATAAAATATTTTGGAACATCATCTATATTTATTAAAAGACAAAGTATTTTACCGGGCAAATTTTATATTTTAGATAATAGTTCTATAATTAAAGGACATGAAATTGCACCTGTATATTATGCTGATATAGTAGGAAAATTTATTCATACCGAAACAAAAAAGAAGATTGTTTTTACAGGTGAAAAAATTGAATTTCAATTCAAAAACAGCAATAATGGAATTCAGAAATTTTCATTTTCCGAAGAGTCGAGTCAACTAATAAGTATACTCGGTGGGAGTGGAGTTGGAAAATCAACTTTACTTAATATTTTAAACGGAAAATTACCATTAAGTAAAGGTAAAATAGATATCAACGGTTTTGATATTTATAAGAATAAAACAAAACTAAAAGGAATTATAGGCTATGTTCCGCAAGATGACTTATTGTTTGAGGAACTCACAGTATATCAGAATTTATATTATAATGCCAAATTATGTTTTAGCAATTTTTCTAAAGCAAAGATAAAAAAGACCGTAGAAAATATGCTTCATGATTTGGAATTAACTGAAATAAAAGATCTTACCGTAGGAAATCCATTAAATAAAGTTATTAGTGGAGGTCAGCGAAAAAGAATTAATATAGCTCTCGAATTAATGAGAGAACCTTCTATTCTCTTGATTGATGAACCAACTTCAGGCTTATCATCAATGGATTCGGAAATTGTTATAAATCTGTTGAAACAACAGGCATTAAAAGGTAAATTAATAATTGCAAATATTCACCAGCCATCGTCTGATATTTTTAAACTTTTTGATAAACTTTGGCTGCTTGACAAAGGCGGGTATCTAATATATTCCGGTAATCCAATTGAAGCACTGGAATATTTTAAAAACCTGAGTGCAAATATTGACGCATTAGAAAGTGAATGCCCATCATGCGGGAATGTTAATGTTGAGCAGATATTACAAATAGTTGAATCAAGGCTTGTTGATGAATCAGGAAAATTTTCCTTTGAACGAAAGACTCAACCAAAAGAATGGTACGACCATTATTGTAAAAATTTTGAAAAAAAATTTAAGAGAAAACCAACCGAGAAAAAACTTCCGTTGAATAATTTTATAATACCTGATATTAATGAACAATTTCAAATATTCAGTATAAGAAATTTATTGACAAAGTTAACAAACAAACAATATTTATTTATAAACCTTCTTGAAGCCCCTGTATTAGCCTTAATTCTTTCATATTTTACAAAATATATAAGTGTAGAAGGTTATATATTTTCGGATAATAAAAATATTCCGGCATATTTATTTATGAGTATAATTGTTGCTTTATTTATAGGTCTTACTGTGAGTTCCGA is part of the Bacteroidales bacterium genome and encodes:
- the holA gene encoding DNA polymerase III subunit delta, translated to MTYEQIFRDLKNKIYQPVYFLMGEEPYFIDKITDYIINNILSEAEKPFNQIILYGKDVDIPAIITTSRRFPMMANQQLVVVKEAQVVKNIDDLILYINNPLKSTILVINYKYKTLDKRKKLYKALLKTEAIFESKKIYENKIPQWIEEYLKDKKYSITPGASVLLAEYLGSDLQRIVNELEKLTIILTENSKITPEHIEENIGISKDFNNFELQNAIVNRDILKANRIIDYFSKSPKEHPIIITITSLYFYFSKVLSYHFIKDKSRKNIASVLSINPFFVQDYEKAAKKYSPNKVAKIISLLREYDTKSKGIENVSFSHEDLLKEMLYKIIH
- a CDS encoding ATP-binding cassette domain-containing protein, producing the protein MNESILNALMHMFAIVANVNEEGVSDIGRSIVESYLRQHVAGSKLEEYLKLFDNYINYYHEDKVSPLTFVEDKKIIKNDEDLKELCIQLTKGLHQKERIIIYLRLLEFVNEDNIVTDKESEILSIIAESFNIDKNETNNCKAFILDENIDNIENDKVLVIESEESDTTTEFLGLWFEDEKSQLIDKAGHLYIDNFEGKINVLFLKSINLFIIKYFGTSSIFIKRQSILPGKFYILDNSSIIKGHEIAPVYYADIVGKFIHTETKKKIVFTGEKIEFQFKNSNNGIQKFSFSEESSQLISILGGSGVGKSTLLNILNGKLPLSKGKIDINGFDIYKNKTKLKGIIGYVPQDDLLFEELTVYQNLYYNAKLCFSNFSKAKIKKTVENMLHDLELTEIKDLTVGNPLNKVISGGQRKRINIALELMREPSILLIDEPTSGLSSMDSEIVINLLKQQALKGKLIIANIHQPSSDIFKLFDKLWLLDKGGYLIYSGNPIEALEYFKNLSANIDALESECPSCGNVNVEQILQIVESRLVDESGKFSFERKTQPKEWYDHYCKNFEKKFKRKPTEKKLPLNNFIIPDINEQFQIFSIRNLLTKLTNKQYLFINLLEAPVLALILSYFTKYISVEGYIFSDNKNIPAYLFMSIIVALFIGLTVSSEEIIKDRKILERESFLNLSWFSYINSKIVFLFLVSAIQAFTFVLVGNMVLEIKGMMFSYWLILFSTSCFANIIGLNISSGLDSVISIYILIPFILIPQIMLSGVIVRFDDLHKSLTKRIYVPVVGDLMISRWSYEAMAVKQFKDNKYEKFFYEYEKQISDASYNATFLIPKLQLKVEECDRIIKFRKKKGKLIKNLELIKNEIKKLEINDNIMPFEYIDNLVISKFNEEIAEETFDYLEFIKINYSDKAQKASSAKDKRYNEMVDSLGKDNVYKLMQDYYNKNLAEMVLNKREILKIWETKKRLVQKKDPIFMYPESNLGRAHFYSPVKKINEQYFDTFWFNLLIIWIFTFVFYFTLLTDTLRKLINYSKNISV